The region GATATGCGTTGTATTTGTAAACATTCTTACTGACATTACGTTCAAAATCTGCTAGTTCTACAAATAGATATTGTTTGTATTTAATGAcaattcttgaaatataaaatataagtaaaatacttcttttttttttaattaagaaatcaattattttatatatgtagtttcaaagaagaatatatttaccCAACAAAAAATCGCACAAATCTTGATTagaattatttgtattgttCGTAGCTTTTCTTTTACCCATTATGTAAGAGAAAATGCAaagcaaatttcaaaaaaataattgattcactttttaattttataaaatattgttgtgCCGAATAAGACTTCAAGGTCTATTttgaaaacagaaaaatatttaactgttGGAAGAGCTTTCACAAAGCAAATGTCTGCATCGGAATGAACCAATGACAGATGGCGTGAGCATATATTGCCAAATTAGTTGCACCAATCACTTTACATATCTCACATAAGGCGCGTGAGTATAAGTatgtaaaatgaatatataaaggattctatttttctcttaatttaaataaatatattgcaaaaaatatacatattaaaatttttatataaaataatttataacaacaaTTTGTTTcaacatttaacatttatttcagGCAAAGATGTATATAGATTCgcgaagaaatataaattgatctaCCGCTAAAACAAACTCTTGCTCTCAAcaattctttcttatatttctaaatcttacaacgtgtatatatgtatatatgatacgATAAAATCTCTTAtctttttaactaaaaaagtACAATCGAcggatttcttttattattttcttggcattgtataatcaaatttttaacaaacatttttaataaacatatcatTCAATATAGAAgacattatttgattaaataacaaaagccTTGTTAAAGTTTGACATTGTGtttacgtataaaaatttcataataaaacatatggaGATATTCTAAGAAAATcactatacatacatatataatatttttcatagtcTGGCTTTAgagtttaacaaaataaatactcAATTTAGCGAGTCCAAATCAGAGCAAACATAATGTACACTCTAGTTGTATTAAACAttgttataagaaattattcaatatttgcaatttatccaatttcttataataaaaccaagaaatttgttcaaattatttgaattaataattcatatattattcaaagagTGTACTGATATATCCCTAAAACTGGCACTGTTTTTGAATAGAGTATTATTAGAGTAAGTTTGGCCTTACATCATATTGTTCAGTTGCATGGCAAATACAATGATTAAGATGGATATACCCTCAACatgagtaatttttaaaaaattttaaaaaagaaaattttctataaataccCTGTGCTTCAGAAACTTAAGAGAATacgcagaaaatataaatctaataaaaataagctttATCAAAACTATTatactttgatttatttattataaaatagtaaattaatcaaaaatcattatatgtaGCTTCGTTTTGCTCGGAATTTAACACAGtaaaagaaaactatattttctGGACGGATCTTTATATCTATACACCAAGTTAATTCGTCATTTAAGTATAAGTATTTTTGATTGTTcgctattttatatagaaggTATACGACTGTAAGTTGCATAGCTTTTCACACAGCAGCCTGAAACGAAAGAACAAGTGACAAGTACAATGAccaatataacaataaatatataagcacATAGCTGCGGAAATCTGCCTGGTAGCCATAAAATCGTGAATTCGACGGTTTTTTCTTGAGTATCtgcaatacatacatatttatacatatctaaTTACCTGTGTCCtagaaaatttatctctatACCTATATAGGCGAGTCCATAACCCATATGTGGTGTACCCATTCTGTAAGAACAGGTCGGTATTTGTACTTCGTGAATATCTCCTACATCCATTCTCAATTGATAGAGAGGCGTTTCGTATGGCGGGAGAATCCAAATCTCACTCAACTGATCTGTTGCCGTGTCTAAACTTACATGCATTGCTTTATGCTCATGCGCAGTGAAAATCACTTGTGGTGATAATTCTTTGATTACCTATAACAAAGAGCAATGCAgtgtaaataattgaaaagtatatatataaatttttctcttcctaatatatgatatatgatatatatatatatatatatatatatatatatatatatatatatatatatacattttgtacaaAGCTGCCAGGCATAAACAATAAAGGCATATGACTAAGAATAACATTGGTCGTATTCCTTTCTGCATAATCATTAAGAAATGCATCCTTTGGCGCTTCTGGCATTGTACGCGTCAACCTATTtacctataataaaatacatatacatatacatatttatttcttaaatatgcaaagatatatataaaaatgtaaataaagatttcaGCTTTACCTTGAAAAAGGTAACAGTTTTGTAAACTAATGTATCTGGCTGAGTATATGCAAAATTGAACCTTTTATGGATGTTAGAAGAGACAAGATCATCTTCACCTCCAATGTCATTATCACctggtaaataaattttctaaagaaaaaaaaaaaactattaaataaaataaatttttgtgagaAGAACAGATATTATATGATCAAAGTAAATACCATTATGTCTTCTGGcattgtaaatattgaatCCAATCtccttttatatctttcaaaatcTTCTGCATTAGCTATATGACCTTCGTCCATAAGATCACCAAGAAAGGCAATTACATGTGGTTGAGAATATTTTACTGCTCTTGAGAAAGTTTTCTCTAAGTATCTGAAAACACAATAAAAACTTTAGAACAAAATTGAgatcaatattgataaaacagAATCATACCTGTCGCTATCCCATCTTGCTATCCACGatccaaaataattttcatcctTTTCTCCAAGTATTTGTGGGTCTGCGACAAGAAGAACCTTGACACATTCGGAACACTCGCGCATGGCCCATTTGAACTTTTGCACTTCATATACAAGAAattcattgtaaaatattgttgcAAGAATGATAAAACCAATCGATATTATTCTATGTTTCAAcctgtttaatataattttttaattacctacaattcttcaattttgccataatatattatactagaaaataattctgtagtttttataagaaattaaagagaccaattattaattcatcatttattacaattatattctattttattgactcaatatatcaaatcattttttacagttatattctattttattttggctcaatatatatcagatatatatCAGCCAATActcttgtaaatttttaagacaaaacaattagaaaacagtttatttatttttaattaataacatgtttattacattatcaataatttgttgcaaatttatataatacaagttataatgcaagttttattttatttgaatcagAAATTGATTGACAATCCACAGatcaataatcataatttacatttaatttttttttgtatatcatgacattcaaaaataatttttaatttaatatcgacaataataattattaatatttatataattacctaTTTCGCCGTAACATCTCTATGATCTACAACATTATACAAcgttatgtataaaattaaatcttcaaGTCAttcattaacatattaaataacggCAATATATTATCCGATTCAATTAGCAATCGGCTCGTTGGCACagtgcgattttttttttttcttaagtaaCTTCAATCTGTTAAGTTAGTTATTTGTCACAGACAATTGTAGATTTATGCGAGATACAATGCAATATTttgtccctttttttttttaagagaatataGTATTTTCAATTCCTAGAAAGTTATCTAGCACACATCTTGACGTTTATCAATTTCATGAATTGTCTACATTATCTTCTGTCATTGCGATAaaattacactttttttttcaactaattCCATTCTTAGGGTGGTCCACTAGCCCCTATCCCCTATCTCGTTCAGTTCGTTTTTTTAGGTTAACTTTTATCCGATAATAAGAAAAGTTATGCGATTACGAGGTGCGCCCAGTAGATTTCgagaatatcattttttttctatttactatcatattattattgatccCTGAGATCTATAAAAGCAAACTTGCGCGCATTTGATTCATTATGccagtaaaataattaaaaacggaAAACCTTCAACATACAAAATAAGAATGCgtcacaattatttataaatcaatctatatatattatattataaattatatattacatattatgtattatgtattacaaatgtcttattagatataaattctattaaaattcaattcagtcatgaataattataagatttgttctttttagctgaattagaataaaatagaatgagATAGAGTATATTTAGAAGtccgaaagaaagaaaaaaacgaggAAATACTAAAAAGAATAAACCTATAGACGTGCAGAGAAACGTCATCTATATTCAGGTGTATATGCAGGGTAGTCCAAAGTGATGATGTCAATGTTTTCCAATTATCCCCAAGCTCCATTGATAGttagaaattacattaaacGCTTcggattttcattttattttaacattattcggCGATtgcgaatttaaatatttaatttatttacatatccgaagaatattttgctttatctttatataacaggaaacataaaaataaattttttatttcgtgcgGCAGAAGTCCCATTCTGGGACCCCCATAAGTTCCGGTCCTGATCTGCTACATATGTCAAATGTTTACATGCATCTTTCGCGGCTCGCTCGGCTTCCGCCCATCGCGTCGCACCGTCAGTACACCTACGCGCTACGCGCTTTACGGGTTTGTGTCGAGGTTCTCAAAAAAGGACAACGACAACGTTCCGAAAAAAAGGAAGCAATTTTACAAGAATTCGCGTCCTCGCGAAAGAAATTCTCGTCGCAAGGATGGGTAGCTACGCGAGCAGAATAGCGTCGATGTCCAACACGGCCGTCCACAATGTATATCGAGGCTGTAAGCGCAAGTACATTGAGGAATATGACTGTGATTCCGAGTCCGATTATATCGAACGTACGCTGCATACACCGAAAAAGTAAAATCTTGTTCTTGATCATTTTCcctgtattttattatctacgcTTGTTACTCTCGCGGGGATGTACTTTAatgatagatattaatatttcgtaaattatgTTGCCGATGTCATATGTCGAATGCTTTGCTTGCAGGAGAAAATTGCTCACGACAGCACAGTACATATACAAGACTCTATTTCAAGAAGAGAAAGGCAGTGACATAACCGTTTTCATATTGGGAAAAGCATGGAGATtacataaagtttatattagtCAGGTATGACTCACAAACAAGCGCGCGCACTTCTCACATATgcaaatatacaatacaatacaAAACATAAGGCGTAGTATTCATACGTTTTACTCCTTTAATTATCTCCCTTCTACAcatgtaaaatttcaataatagattttttgataattttttgatgtacattatttcttaacaaatattcattatataatattttattatttagtgcaattttttatttttcaatcttaaatatttttgaaactacAAGTatcacgtacacacacacgaatttaattgttagaataaaatctagtattttaagtaaatggaatttaagttaaatggaaaatgtaaagctttgttattttcttctattttgtAAGTcttgtttacaaaaatttatgcattttaagtaaatgttcttataattataattactttataactACTTTATAACTATTActactttataattaagtaCTTTCATTGCTGTCAcaacattttagaaaaatatcaaattgaaaataagtgaaaaagaaaaagtaagaaagataaaagaatttttcattgaatttgtcaataatttttattatacttgaaataatcaaataactcAATTCTATCATCAATTCTaatgcaagatatattttctttgcagaGTCCATACTTTGCTAGCATGTTCTCTGGTTCTTGGAGAGAAACTAATGAGAAAGTCATTACTGTAGAAATCACAGATCCTAACATTACAATGAATTGTAAGAATACATCAActgatctttaattaaaaatctagatAATAAtgcttacatattatataaaaaatttattttttttatgtacaaatcatctagaaagaatatttacaatgtttCAGCATTGTC is a window of Cataglyphis hispanica isolate Lineage 1 chromosome 4, ULB_Chis1_1.0, whole genome shotgun sequence DNA encoding:
- the LOC126848995 gene encoding uncharacterized protein LOC126848995 isoform X3, which translates into the protein MLRRNRLKHRIISIGFIILATIFYNEFLVYEVQKFKWAMRECSECVKVLLVADPQILGEKDENYFGSWIARWDSDRYLEKTFSRAVKYSQPHVIAFLGDLMDEGHIANAEDFERYKRRLDSIFTMPEDIMKIYLPGDNDIGGEDDLVSSNIHKRFNFAYTQPDTLVYKTVTFFKVNRLTRTMPEAPKDAFLNDYAERNTTNVILSHMPLLFMPGSFVQNVIKELSPQVIFTAHEHKAMHVSLDTATDQLSEIWILPPYETPLYQLRMDVGDIHEVQIPTCSYRMGTPHMGYGLAYIGIEINFLGHRLLCEKLCNLQSYTFYIK
- the LOC126848995 gene encoding uncharacterized protein LOC126848995 isoform X1, with amino-acid sequence MLRRNRLKHRIISIGFIILATIFYNEFLVYEVQKFKWAMRECSECVKVLLVADPQILGEKDENYFGSWIARWDSDRYLEKTFSRAVKYSQPHVIAFLGDLMDEGHIANAEDFERYKRRLDSIFTMPEDIMKIYLPGDNDIGGEDDLVSSNIHKRFNFAYTQPDTLVYKTVTFFKVNRLTRTMPEAPKDAFLNDYAERNTTNVILSHMPLLFMPGSFVQNVIKELSPQVIFTAHEHKAMHVSLDTATDQLSEIWILPPYETPLYQLRMDVGDIHEVQIPTCSYRMGTPHMGYGLAYIDTQEKTVEFTILWLPGRFPQLCAYIFIVILVIVLVTCSFVSGCCVKSYATYSRIPSI
- the LOC126848995 gene encoding uncharacterized protein LOC126848995 isoform X2, producing the protein MTFLCTSIVQKFKWAMRECSECVKVLLVADPQILGEKDENYFGSWIARWDSDRYLEKTFSRAVKYSQPHVIAFLGDLMDEGHIANAEDFERYKRRLDSIFTMPEDIMKIYLPGDNDIGGEDDLVSSNIHKRFNFAYTQPDTLVYKTVTFFKVNRLTRTMPEAPKDAFLNDYAERNTTNVILSHMPLLFMPGSFVQNVIKELSPQVIFTAHEHKAMHVSLDTATDQLSEIWILPPYETPLYQLRMDVGDIHEVQIPTCSYRMGTPHMGYGLAYIDTQEKTVEFTILWLPGRFPQLCAYIFIVILVIVLVTCSFVSGCCVKSYATYSRIPSI
- the LOC126848995 gene encoding uncharacterized protein LOC126848995 isoform X4, coding for MRECSECVKVLLVADPQILGEKDENYFGSWIARWDSDRYLEKTFSRAVKYSQPHVIAFLGDLMDEGHIANAEDFERYKRRLDSIFTMPEDIMKIYLPGDNDIGGEDDLVSSNIHKRFNFAYTQPDTLVYKTVTFFKVNRLTRTMPEAPKDAFLNDYAERNTTNVILSHMPLLFMPGSFVQNVIKELSPQVIFTAHEHKAMHVSLDTATDQLSEIWILPPYETPLYQLRMDVGDIHEVQIPTCSYRMGTPHMGYGLAYIDTQEKTVEFTILWLPGRFPQLCAYIFIVILVIVLVTCSFVSGCCVKSYATYSRIPSI